The nucleotide sequence GGAAAAGCCATGGCGCCccatgacggtgtcctggactaggaggtactcaccacgtcatctcccgactaggtggattgggccgaggacccccattgccatttactcatgggccagttcggacaaccgatgcatacacgaggaagattccgcaagacttgatgatcaagacaaggactcctctccatcaacgtattcgactaggactcttgttatcctaggcccctggtacattatataagctcgggccaggctagtcgatagaggattatAATATTATTGATTATACCCTTAGGTTTTaaaccacaacatatgatctcgagggagatcaactcctgtaatctctatattcatcaagatcaatcaagcaggaagtagggtattacctccattaagagggcccaaacctgggtaaacatcgtgtcccctgtctcatgttacccatcgatccatgacacacagcttaggacccctacctaagatctgccggttttgacaccgacaccccatcGCGTGTAGCCAGTAGTCCTTAAGGCAGCCAACTCGTCGGACGTCCTTTTCggtcgccgccctcgtcgccgatgCTCGCCCCCGTAGCACCCGTCCTTGCCGATTCCAAAAGTACATCGTCGCCCCTCATAGCAAAACCGTGCTGCCTGACGTCTGTGTTGTTGCAGcacctagccgccgccaccaccgtcgtAGCACGTCCATCGAAGCACCACCTCACCGCCGGCTGCAGCTCTCAGTGTCACCGCTCGCACCTCAGTTTGAAGCTTTTTCTCATGCCCGTTGAAGCTTTTATCCACCCCGCCGTTGAGCCGTTGAGGCTTTTCCTCGCACCGGTTGAAGCTTTCATCCTGAAGATTTTTTTTTCGTCGACGCTCGCTGCACGGGGTTGCACCAATGACGGCCACAAGTCAAAGCCATGTAGCGAAAAAACTCGCCGGTCGTAGCCAAAAACAACGACGGTTGCAGGAAAAAAAAAGCATCGCCGCCGTCGACCAACACCGCCATGCATGCATGTAGCAAAAAAAGTCACTGGTGGCAGCAAAAACAGGCTACAGTTGTAGCATAAACGTCGTTGTTCCAGCAGAAGAACTCCGGTGGTAGCATTTTCCGGGTGCTGGTTCCAGCAAACCTCCTCGCCGGTTCCAGCAAACTTGGTCGCTGTTTGCAACATCCCGTTAGCCCCGGCGCAGCTCCAGGTTGTCGCTTGCTCCATCGCTGTACGcggtgaaagatcgaggatgtcgcctagaggggggggggtgaataggcgctttaaaataattacggtttaggcttgaacaaatgcggaataaacctagcggttaatttgtcaagcacaaaatctacaacaactaggctcacctatgtgcaccaacaacttatgctaagcaagataagcaactatgtgatagcaagatatatgacaaagaacaatatggctatcacaaagtaaagtgcataagtaaagggctcgggaaagagataaccgaggcacgcagagacgacgatgtatcccgaagttcacacccttgcagatgctaatcactgtttggagcggtgtggagacacaatgctccccaagaagctactagggccactgtaatctcctcacgcccttgcacaatgcaagatgccgtgattccactaagggacccttgagggcggtcactaaacccgtacaaatggcgacccttgggggcggtcaccggacccatgcactttggcaacccttgggggcggtcacatGAACCCgttaaattgctcggggcgatctccacaacctaattggagaccccgacgcttgcccggagctttacaccacaatgattgagctccgaacaccaccaaccgtctagggcaccaaggcacccaagaggaacaagctctagggtgcccaaacacccaagagtaataagcttctcaaacttcacttccacgtatcaccgaggAGAACTccaaccgatgcaccaaatgcaatggcaagggcacacggagtgctcaagtccttctctcccaaatcccaccaaagcaactaatgctagggaggaaaatgagaggaagaacgaaagaaaaacaggaagaactccaagatctagatccaaggggtttccctcacttagaggagaaagtgattggtggaaacgtggatctagatctgtTCTCTCTTTTCCCCAAAAAACTAGCAAGaaaccatggagggattgagagatagcaagctcggggaaagtcaacaatgggggaagaacacgagctcaaaggattaggttcaatggggaagaaggcccccttttataggtggagaaaaatccaaccgttatgctcacagcccgcacagagcggtactaccgctccaaggaacggtactaccactagggcggtagtaccccttcgaaacacaacagcgaggaggcaaaaaggccagaagaaccgttggagcggtagtaccacttgacctcacggtactaccgctaggggtagcggtactactgctaagggtagcagtactactgcttgcgagcggtactaaaaaattacatctgggcttaccaccgcaggacttgggatgagtttttggtccggagcggtactaccgttgtaggagccacggtagtaccgctctggagcggtagtaaaaaattacatccgctccaattcgcggtagtaccgctgcagccttttcagaacaccaaaactgccacaacttttgcaaacggactccgaatttgatgaaaccaagtttgttggaaagctagcaacaagggctaacacaatcttgaaagaaatatcaataagaagcaaatgagaaaaggcccataagaaaatggtgagaacccttcctcggataagatcggtaaaacctccaacaccgaacacatcatagaagacgcatgcgaacttcgttttcgatgaactcaagcttgtcatcaagatgaccataagctccaagactcacaaagagaaccaaacaagaaccaagaaacatgatgcaaggatgcaatggtttgagctctctactaacaatacgatcaagctatcaacttgagagccccccttgatagtacgacaaacgatcctataacccggtctcccaactaccaccacgagaccggtaaagtagaaaacctatcaagggcaaacctttgccttgcacatggtccacttgagctagatgatgacgatcttgactccctcaagttggaccacctttcttgattgcgttgactcgatgaagactgGATGATTGCTCCTCCATAGTCCactgtgggtgagccactcttcggcacatcttcacaagtccattgacaccacaatggatggcgagattcaagcacttgatctattcgtgatgctccacttgaacttgcacatggcaaTCTTAAGGACggtcaccacttgatgtcatcctttccatgggttgtatgacatcttcctcttgacacaagcccatggacacgtacctaaccccacatagaactctcacatagaccatgggttagtacacaaagtgcaacggacaatgcttaccataccatgggatcacttgatccctctctgtacatcttctacgctttgtgagttgatcaacttgattcactcttgacttagtcttgatcaaccttgaatctttccaactatcttcatttggatgatgtcttgaaggtaaacatgaatgatcacacaatcttctttttcaagacatgcttgcaataagctcaacactcacatgaccaatctttggataattccttaatagcaccttggtcaactcataaactccttaaaaccaacacatggacttcaagaaaagcctatggacaaaaccttcaaacataactcaaggcaaccattagtccatagagattgtcatcaattaccaaaaccaaacatgaaagcaccgcatgttctttcacgtGGCCGTTGCTCTGCAGCAGCGTACCGGTGTCTTCTGGTTGAAGCTTTTGAGTCGGCGGTTGTAGCATCCGTGGAGGAGCATGTTTTGGGTTTCATTGGGGAAAGGAGATGCTTGCAATGGTGGGGTAGGAAATGCTCATGAAAGCAGCAGGGGGGTCGCACCGCTGATGCCGgcaagctcgtactgcgggagaCGGGTTGGGATCAGACGGAGGCGGAAGGAAGAAGAAGccgagaaaaaggaagaaaaaaaatgtgaaaagagaaagaaaatgtTTGGGTCAACTGAACTCGTGCGTGCAAGCGTGTCTTGAACGTGAAAAAAGGAAGCGACCAGCCGAGCGCTTTGGCAGGCGCTCCGGCCCAAACGTTTATCAAAATGTTTAGCGCGACGCGCATATGAACATGTCTGTGGTACCTCCAGTATCGGACAAATACAGTGTCCATTTCGTTCGAGATGCCCTAACACCGCAAGCCAACATCTGAACATGTCTGTGCCCTGCATAGTGTTTTTGTTTTATTCGACATGGTATACTTACATACTGTAATACAGTAGTTGCGTAACCTAGTAACCTACAGAAACAGATCCGTGACCAGGTCGGCCACCAGCTCGTCGATGAACAAGCCAGCCACTACCACGCCGATCTCACGCTCCTCTTCCACCTCTCCAAGGCGTGCTGGCCACCGTTGGCTCCGGTCCATCTCCGCAACAAGGTGCTCCCGGCCGCACAATACCTCCTTGAGACCCCACCGAGCCCCCGTGCCTTGGATCCATCCCTCGGCCATTCTCGCCGCGGCTTCAAAGTTTTTCGACGTGCGGTTCCTTCGCGTCTCGGCGAAGAAGTCGAGTAGGAGCCGCTCGGAGGCGCAGACCGCGGAGACGGTGCCAAGGAGGTTGTGCTCGTCGGGATCTTGGCATACGTCGACGCTCCGGTGACCCTCGGGACATGACGGTGCCGTTGCTGCACCGGTGTCGGAGCAGAAATACTCTGGCTGCTGTACCAGGACGCTGCCGAGGACGTCGGAGTCCGAGGCGGCGAAGCTTTCGTCGAGATCCACGGCTCCGACCTCCACGACGCTCCCGAACCGTCGTCTGATCTTGTAGTGCATCTGTATATTTCTCCCTGCACCACGACAAAGGAATAGTAGTACGAGTTAGAACTAAGCAATGACACTCATCGATTCCACGCAAGCGCCAAACCACGGTCAAGTAAAGCGGAGAAACTGTTCCATGACATTTTCCCGACCGTCACCGGCAGTGTGGCCCCGTGCAGGATCTTTACTCGATCCGGGCATTTTTGCTTTTTCCGGCAGGGTGGCCGCATGAGCAGCAGTGGTGGTAGACTAGCCGCGAAGCGCGGCTTTTCTGGAACGCCCGTATCGTGTCGGAGCAAACGACAGAAGTACTGTAGAACGGATCCCGTATTTACAAAATCCACTTTTTGTTGGGCATTTACAAATCTTACTCTGGTGAAGCTGCGCGAGGCTGTCGCTGAAAGAGGTCGAGCACGCGCCGGTGCCGCCGACCCTCCCTTCCTCTTCCACGGCGTCGTCCTCGTAGTCGTCGTCGAACGGGAAGTCCATGACCGCCACCGGGCTGAGCTGCTCCTTGTCGTCCGCCTCCTTGGATCCCCTACCCATCGCCTGCAACATCGCACTCCAGTCAGCATTCGCGAAATTGCATGTCCACCGTCGATTAAACCACGAGCCGGCCGACCTCGCCACAGGTCCCCGCTGTCGTTCTGCGCTGGTGGCGATCTTAACCCTTTCCCAACAGACAAACACAGATGAAACAAAGCAATAAAAAGAAAAGCCTCAGAACAGAACGCCCGGCGCCTCGCGGTTTCATAAAACAATTTTGTATATTGAATTCGGCCATTGAACCATGTTGCATGTGGGCAGTGGCACATCACATGCGACGGTTGCGCACGAGGACATGGCCGGGGTACGGGTACGTGGTTGGTGCGCATACACACGCGTGCAGCTAAATAATGCATCGCGGATAGGGCAGTGGGCAGGCGGCCAGGGCAGTGGGTGCGTGCCATCACTTGGTCGGTCGGAGCCGAAAGGCCCGATGGAAGCTACGGCGGCTAGCTACCTTGCTCGACGGAAGCGACAACACTGGGCTCAATCGCTTCCCGACAAGCCGCACTAACTACGCGCCTCGGCCTAAATACATTTATGCTCGATCGGCGGCAACCACTGCCTCTCGGTGACCACCGGAGCTACCCCCATGTAGCCACGCATTGCACTGCAGTACGTCCGGCATGCAGCGCAAGTGAACAGGAATGACACGCCGGAGCCGGACAGAGAGCTCTAGACACAGGCCTGTGGCAATTGACCAAATGCATCTGCCGTTTCATGCAATTTTCACCAAGCTAGCGGCAGTACGTCAAACGGTCAAAGCCCTTTTTCCGGAACCAACCTAATGGTACTTATGGCCGAGGCTGATGCAGATTTCAGAGGCTATACTACTTGCTGAAAGAAACCTAACACTAACAGTACCTAGGCGAGACGACCGAACTGAGGAAACATCTTCTGTCTTGAGAGAGGAGCACTGCCACGATTTCACCGGTTTTGCTACCAAAAGCTAGGTAATCGCAACTCCAAGCCATGCGCAAATCTCATCGTGGCGACCATTTGCAAAGCAGTGCGTTACTGTCGACATGGTTTTACTCGTCAAATGTACTAAGTACTTACAGTAATAATAATCAAATACATGAGTGTACTACGATTATGTACCACTACCACGCTTCGGTTCTAAGTAACAAAAGAATGCAGTCTGAGAAATGTCAAACATCCGAGGCCGTAAATCTAGCTGGCTAGGGTATAACAGTGTACTACTACTACGACAGTTCCTTTCCGTCGACGAGTATCGTCACGGTTGGAGAAGCTACACGACTTTACTCTACGTACGTACTCTGTACAAATAGTGCAGTACCGCAGCACAGGACCACGTACCGCTGTTGCCTACGGTATCAATGTCGTACCCTCGTAGCTTCCATTGGATGctcgtacacatgcatgcacgaaTCGAAGCGTAGCAATTAATGGTGGATACGGCCAACGTGCCTTGGTTCGCCAAATGAATTACTACTACTACGTGTATGTGGGGCTCCCGTTTCATGGCAATCCAGAGCTTACTACTCCTACGTGAATAATGCAACGGACCAAATTAAAGACGGTGGGGCGACGAGGCCGGCGCTCCTAACTGAATTAACGACCACCATTAACCCTAGTTATTGCAAGAAAATGAAGGTGATTAGTACAGACAGTACCTCCTTATCTTCTTCCCTCGTGCAGGCGGTGCCGGTGGTGACGCCGGCGTGCAGGCTCTCTGTGGAGCTTGCTGAGAAGTCGGACTCGGATTTCCTCTCGGTCGACGACCCCGACTCCGACGACTCCGAGTcggaactgctgctgctgctgccgccgctcacggCGGGCACCGGtgccgcctcctcttcctcctcccggcGCCTCCAGCTGAAGCCGTCCCTGAGCCGGCGCGAGAGGGTCCTGATCGAGAGCAAGGGGTGGCGCAGGGAGGGCGATCGCCCGAGGCCGCGAGGCGCCTCGGCCGCCTCGTGGAGGGCGTTGTGGCGCGCTCGCAGCGGCGCCGCGGCCGGGACGCAGAGATGGCGCGGGTAGCAGCGGAAGCCGGCGGCGCTGCACGAGTCGCAGTCCAGCTCCAGGAGATCCTTCAGCCTCAGCGGCTTACCCTCGATGCCGGCCACCGCCATTGCCGCGCCACTCCTCCGCGGGCTGAACTTCCGAGCAGAGTGAAGCGAAAGCAGAGCACAAACAAAAGGCTACTGAGCTAGCTGGGCGTGTGTCAACGGTGCTCAGCTAGCAGCTGTTAAGTACTCCGTGGTCCGTACTCGTCTGGCTGCGCGCGCGCGCGGCTTGCGTGGTAGCTTCGGGCGTTCGTGCAGTCTGTGCGCAAAAAGGAAAATGCTTGTTTTTATGCGGGGGTTGAGATGCGAGAGCAGGTGAGGAGGCGATGGAGAAGACGGAACTGCGTGCAGCCGCTTGTGGGCGTGGGTTTAAGTAGACGCACGCACGGCGCCGGTCGGATTCAGAGACCGCTGGAGGCTTTGGTTACAATGGCACCAAGGGAAACTGACGCGCATAGGTGATTGTACAAATCACACTCGCACACCCACCAGGGACGGCTACGAGCCTAGTAGGAATTATGTCTTGGTCCATGGCTGGAAGCCTGGAATTATGTCTTGGTCCATGGCTAGCTACATGGGCGTACGTTGGTACGTGAAGCTGAACAATCTGGGGCCGATCAATCCGCTTCTATAATTGGtggtggctgcctcgtggcttgtACTCGACGGAACCATCTATAATGGGATTTGGTAGTGGTGCTCGCGCTAATGTGTTTAGCCATCAGAGCCCAGCGAATTGATGCATGCACGGTTGATACATCAAGCCCTTGCTGGATTGTTTCCCATGCTTAGGACTCTACGGCGTATTTGGTTGCCGTGCGCTACAGTATGTGTGTTGCATACCCTTCTTCACTCAGCCTGCCTCTAGAAAAACAGTCTCATATATGGCATCTGCGAGTTGTTTGGTTACCTGCATATGAACTTCCTGCATTAAGAGATCAATTTTGGCacattgtttggttgcctgcattgtctcGGCGCATGCAACTACACGCTGTTTGGTTGACCGCATGGGGTATAATTAAGAGCTAGCACTTGTACTTAGCACACAGGATTAAGAGCTAGcaaaggaaggggaagaagaaatGCAGTGTGCCACGGACCATGACGACTGCGGTGGATAGTGGCTGTGGTGCCGTATCCGACATAACGAGCATGGAGTCGTGGACGAGTGACCCCGTCGGCGGCACGGCGAGCGACACCGTCGATGAACTAGTTGTggtgctcgcgcaaagacagtggacaaaggaggagaatgcagtgctcgcgccatcgtatcgtcagtgcagtggacgagagaggagggcgagatgatcgacgccggaaacgactccagtgtagtagagcgagagagaggaggcgaAAATGATCGACCCCGTCAGCGGCGCGGCGAACTGCAGTGTGCGCGGAGGCAGAGGACACAAGAAAGCAGTGTGCGCGCCATTGGAGTGTCAATGCAGTAGGAGGACGACACagagtaggccgagatgagcgacacaggaaacg is from Triticum aestivum cultivar Chinese Spring chromosome 1B, IWGSC CS RefSeq v2.1, whole genome shotgun sequence and encodes:
- the LOC123123906 gene encoding uncharacterized protein, translating into MAVAGIEGKPLRLKDLLELDCDSCSAAGFRCYPRHLCVPAAAPLRARHNALHEAAEAPRGLGRSPSLRHPLLSIRTLSRRLRDGFSWRRREEEEEAAPVPAVSGGSSSSSSDSESSESGSSTERKSESDFSASSTESLHAGVTTGTACTREEDKEAMGRGSKEADDKEQLSPVAVMDFPFDDDYEDDAVEEEGRVGGTGACSTSFSDSLAQLHQRRNIQMHYKIRRRFGSVVEVGAVDLDESFAASDSDVLGSVLVQQPEYFCSDTGAATAPSCPEGHRSVDVCQDPDEHNLLGTVSAVCASERLLLDFFAETRRNRTSKNFEAAARMAEGWIQGTGARWGLKEVLCGREHLVAEMDRSQRWPARLGEVEEEREIGVVVAGLFIDELVADLVTDLFL